A part of Salmo salar chromosome ssa18, Ssal_v3.1, whole genome shotgun sequence genomic DNA contains:
- the LOC106597551 gene encoding ladderlectin isoform X1, translating into MTMLTSLLILSAAFALGDANSILEEDLCPSGWTKYGSRCLMFVKTTRSWPEAERNCVSLGDKLVSVPNVVKYLGANLSSVHSSEEDEFLQALVLVKTVGFPPTWIGGFYSVKDRRWFWSDGSDFDHQNWAKGRPGNVGAGETCIHINFGGQKRWNNALCGRSLPSVCSLRLLPLRQTIH; encoded by the exons ATGACCATGTTGACTAGTCTTCTGATTCTCAGTGCTGCCTTTGCTCTAGGAGATGCAA ATTCAATTCTAGAAGAAGACTTGTGTCCTTCCGGTTGGACCAAATATGGATCACGCTGCTTAATGTTTGTAAAGACTACAAGGAGCTGGCCTGAAGCAGAG CGGAACTGTGTGTCCCTTGGTGATAAACTGGTGTCTGTACCCAACGTTGTGAAGTACCTTGGCGCAAACCTGTCATCTGTGCACAGCTCCGAGGAGGATGAGTTTCTACAGGCGTTGGTCTTGGTCAAGACTGTTGGTTTCCCTCCTACCTGGATTGGCGGATTTTATTCTGTTAAG GACAGGCGGTGGTTCTGGAGCGATGGCTCAGACTTTGATCACCAGAACTGGGCAAAAGGAAGGCCCGGCAATGTTGGTGCCGGAGAGACTTGTATtcatatcaactttggag GTCAAAAGCGCTGGAACAATGCTTTATGTGGAAGGAGCTTGCCCTCGGTGTGCTCCCTGAGACTCCTGCCGCTTCGCCAGACTATACATTAA
- the LOC106597551 gene encoding ladderlectin isoform X2 — protein sequence MFVKTTRSWPEAERNCVSLGDKLVSVPNVVKYLGANLSSVHSSEEDEFLQALVLVKTVGFPPTWIGGFYSVKDRRWFWSDGSDFDHQNWAKGRPGNVGAGETCIHINFGGQKRWNNALCGRSLPSVCSLRLLPLRQTIH from the exons ATGTTTGTAAAGACTACAAGGAGCTGGCCTGAAGCAGAG CGGAACTGTGTGTCCCTTGGTGATAAACTGGTGTCTGTACCCAACGTTGTGAAGTACCTTGGCGCAAACCTGTCATCTGTGCACAGCTCCGAGGAGGATGAGTTTCTACAGGCGTTGGTCTTGGTCAAGACTGTTGGTTTCCCTCCTACCTGGATTGGCGGATTTTATTCTGTTAAG GACAGGCGGTGGTTCTGGAGCGATGGCTCAGACTTTGATCACCAGAACTGGGCAAAAGGAAGGCCCGGCAATGTTGGTGCCGGAGAGACTTGTATtcatatcaactttggag GTCAAAAGCGCTGGAACAATGCTTTATGTGGAAGGAGCTTGCCCTCGGTGTGCTCCCTGAGACTCCTGCCGCTTCGCCAGACTATACATTAA